ACCGCTGGCCCCAACGGCCCACCACACGCCGACTCAAATGATCCAATTGCCGGTCGCTCTAAGCACGGGGGGATTGGTCCCGCCATAGCTCGCGGATAACCGTTGTATCTCGGTCGTCGGGCGGCCGGGTCAGACCGCGAGGAACCGCCGTTGCAGTTCGTGCTGCTCCGCGAACGCCGATGCGGGACCGTTCCAGACGAGCGCCCCGGCGTCGATCAGGCACACCGAGTCGGCCAGGGCCAGCGCGAAACCCGTGTTCTGTTCGGCGAGCAGGACCGAGACCGAGAACTCGCGCTGGATGCGGCGGATCGCCTCGCCCACCTGCGCGACGACGAGCGGCGCCAGACCCTCGGAGGGTTCGTCGAGCAAGAGCAGGCTCGGGTCGGTGGCCATGGCCCGGGCGATGGCGACGAGTTGCTGCTCCCCCCCGCTGAGCGCGTAGCCGGGGCGGTCCAGCAGCGACTGCAGGATCGGGAAGGTACGGGTCAGCCCGGCGAGCGAACGCCCACCGGTCGCCCGTCCGGCTGCGGCCGCCGCCAGTTCGAGGTTCTGCCGCACGGTGAGCGAGGTGAGGATGCGCCGGTCCTCGGGCACGAGTTGGACGCCCATGCGCGCGATCCGGAACGGCGCGGTTTCGCGCAGTTCCCGCGCGCCGTACCGGATGCTGCCCGTGGTCCGCACCCCGGCGTTGGTCACCGACCGCATCAGGGTCGTCTTGCCTGCCCCGTTGCGGCCCAGCAGGGCGACGGTGGAGCCAGCAGGGACGGTCAGTTCGAGGCCGAACAGCACGTGCGCGGAACCGTAGTACGCGTGCAGGCCCTCGATCCGCAGTTCCGCGGGCGATCTGCGCCGCGCCGC
This genomic stretch from bacterium harbors:
- a CDS encoding ABC transporter ATP-binding protein, with protein sequence MTATEPAPAARRRSPAELRIEGLHAYYGSAHVLFGLELTVPAGSTVALLGRNGAGKTTLMRSVTNAGVRTTGSIRYGARELRETAPFRIARMGVQLVPEDRRILTSLTVRQNLELAAAAAGRATGGRSLAGLTRTFPILQSLLDRPGYALSGGEQQLVAIARAMATDPSLLLLDEPSEGLAPLVVAQVGEAIRRIQREFSVSVLLAEQNTGFALALADSVCLIDAGALVWNGPASAFAEQHELQRRFLAV